A region from the Prionailurus viverrinus isolate Anna chromosome E2, UM_Priviv_1.0, whole genome shotgun sequence genome encodes:
- the LOC125153178 gene encoding T-cell-interacting, activating receptor on myeloid cells protein 1-like, producing the protein MGAQFPRTDGSLAGLCAGQGSRGTDEPLPKPTLRAWPSWVVPPRSSVRLRCQTPTKNVNFALRKGNILLDFSRSLTSKKGLAEFHFTGLRSSHAGDYTCECYRPGAPDIRSPPSEVILLLVTGGLPKPSLQAHQRGVVTAGDDVTLQCQRPDNIFGPMRFALLKAGVAEPIWLRTPAGKEADFSLQTVTVGDAGNYSCVYFQTGTPFWASQPSDRLEIRVRVPPGAISRNYTMGNLIRLGLAALVVVIMGALLLEAWCSQKESPRGST; encoded by the exons ATGGGGGCTCAGTTTCCACGGACAGATGGTTCTCTTGCAGGGCTGTGCGCTGGCCAAGGAAGCAGGGGGACTGACG AGCCCCTTCCCAAGCCCACCCTCAGGGCCTGGCCCAGCTGGGTGGTGCCTCCCAGAAGCAGTGTAAGGCTGCGATGTCAAACCCCGACCAAGAATGTCAACTTTGCTCTCAGGAAGGGAaatattcttttggatttttcacGATCACTGACTTCCAAGAAGGGCCTGGCTGAATTTCACTTCACTGGCCTAAGAAGCAGCCATGCTGGAGACTACACCTGTGAGTGCTACAGACCAGGGGCCCCGGACATAAGATCACCGCCCAGTGAGGTCATCCTGCTGCTGGTGACAG GAGGTCTCCCTAAACCTTCCCTGCAAGCCCACCAAAGGGGTGTGGTGACCGCAGGAGACGACGTGACCCTGCAGTGCCAGAGGCCAGACAATATTTTCGGGCCCATGAGGTTCGCCCTGCTGAAGGCGGGAGTGGCAGAGCCCATCTGGCTCCGGACCCCAGCCGGCAAGGAGGCGGACTTCTCCCTGCAGACTGTGACAGTCGGTGACGCCGGGAACTACAGCTGTGTCTACTTCCAGACCGGGACTCCTTTCTGGGCCTCACAGCCTAGCGATCGTCTTGAGATCCGGGTGAGAG TCCCCCCAGGTGCCATATCCAGGAACTACACCATGGGCAACCTCATCCGCCTGGGTCTGGCTGCCCTAGTTGTGGTTATTATGGGCGCTCTCCTGCTGGAAGCCTGGTGCAGCCAGAAGGAGTCTCCACGTGGATCCACGTAG